GGACCCCCGCTGCGTGTTGACAGCATTAGCCCTTCCTGCTTTTGCTCCTTCCATCCTTGGACTTGGAGTTCCAGAAGAGTTTTCCAAGTGTCGTCCATCCCCACAGCCCCGCCCACGATGCAGGTCTCAAGAGtatcaatgggggggggggtgcactgGTGTGCAGCGGTTGCATGACCAGAAAGAAGGCTAATTCCGCCAGCCTGAGTTACGGCACCTGCAGACTTCCTCGGAGACTGGCTGAGGAGGAGCCTCTGCCCGGCAATTCCGGCTGAAGTGGGAGGGACGAGGTCCGGCTCCTTCCCTGCAGCTGGAACGCGCACGTGATGGGAATGGAGACAGGCACAGTGAGGAAGGAGATGGATTCGCTCGCAGGCCATTCTTGGCTTATGGCCCCCGGCTCTCGCACGGGGCGGGTGGGGGAAGCGGCCAGAAGCAGCCAGGCTGAGCCGAGGGAGGGAACCGCCGAGGGTTCGTGCAGAGCTGCTGCGGCCGAAAGCAGGCGGGAGGCTCCTCTGCAGCCCCCCTGCAGTGATGTTGGGGCCTAAGCCCAGACGTGCTGTTGGCAGGTAGAGGCGTTCTGACATCTTGGACCCGGGTGACTCGCTTCCCCTTGTGCAATTCTGGCTCTTCGCTGTCCTGCCCCCCTGCATGCGTGTGTGGAAAAATTTGCATTGCCAGGTGATGTATTTTCATCAAATTGTCACCCTCCGCACAAAATAAAgcactgagttttgttttttttaaatgagttcTTTCTGCAGTTTTAAAGGGGGCTGTTCTGGCACATGCTAAGGAGGTGCTTGAGGGGTCCTTGCTGCCCTCCGATCTTTCACTGTCCCGTCCTCCCTCTCTCGCTCTGCAGCAGCCTCAGCTCCAGTTCcctggtgctttttttttaaacagctgagGGGCATCCTGCCCTTGAAACATGGGGTGAATTGTTCCTCCCCCCCTTTTCAAGGAAACCATTTGTCCAGTTTCTCTGCCCACCCAGAGCAGCTTTGAAAGGGGTCTCTGTCAAAGCCTGAAAGGAGGTGTCCAAGGAAAGCCACGGGTGGGCTTAGGGTTCTCAGGGAGATGCAGGCCTTGGCCCCAGCAACGCCCCCAAGATCCAGGCATGAATGCACGTGGGATTAGGTAGTCAGAAGAGCTGGCGGGGGAGTGACTGGTACCCCCGTTTCTGCTTTGGGTGGCTGGATCTTCCAGAAACTGGGCAGCcagtttggtggtggtggtggttgaaaACGTCTGGTGAGGACCACGGGGAATAGGTAGCTCCCCCATTCCTGGAAAGAAAGGACTCGAGGTTGCTGATGACTAGAACTGGAGGGGTGGCTAATTCTAGAGGAGAAGTTATTAAAAGAAGTGGCGAGGCTCAAGAAGGGGCTGAAGTGAACAGCATGGAACTGAACGGAGAAACACTGAGTTCTGCATCTGGCCGAAAAAGGTGAGGCACAAGTCTAGAATaggggagacctggcttggcaggaGGGCATCTGAAGGGGTCTGGGGGTCCTTGTTTACCCCGAGTTTGACAGTCCAGTGGTGCGCAATCTCGGTGGCGCTCGCAGGAGTGCACAGTCCAGATCCTGGGAAGGTGTTGCCTCAGTCTGGGTTGGTCTGGCCCCATTTGGAGCGCTGCGTCCAGCTCCGGGCACCGCATTTCAAAAAAAGGGCAGTGAGAAATCAGAGCAAGTCTGGGGGCCCCGGAGACCACGTCCTACGGGGAATAATTGAAGGGACTGGGCATGTTGGCCTGCAGAAGAGACGAGCCATCTTCAGATATCTAAAAGGATGTTCTGCAGTGGAGGGAGCGGACTCGCGCGCTGTTCCCCCAGAAGGCACAGGCACAGGCATCATGAGTTTCATGGAAGTAGGAGCTGCCAGCCGGTGGAACAGACCGCCACATCACGTGGTGAATGCTCCTTTGCTGGAGGTTTTCCAgcagagcggggggggggggctctgggCTTGTGGCTGGCCACTGGGGGCCCAGACAGCCTGGTGGTTGCACATGTGGGTGGGCAGAAGCTACCTGTCCACTTCCCCAAATGCGGCTGTGGGGAGCCACAAGAGAGGCTGTTTCTCCAGGCAGGGAGGCTGAGCAAAGCGCTGGTGGGGCTGGCTCCTCTTCCCTGGGCTGACCGCTGCCCCCCAGCCTCGTTTGCTGGGCCTGGAGAGCCCTGGCTGTGCCTGCAGTGGAGAGCAACCCAAAGGCCCTGCGCGATCTTGCTCGGCCCTCCCGAGGAGCAGGGCCCCTCCTCTGCACAGACCATCAAGGCAGCATCTTGAGgtcctcccccccaccaaagaTTCAGAGCCAAGcttgttttctgccttggcctTGGCGcagcctcccctgcccccctgcCAAGGGCAGCCATGGGCCATTTTTAAAGAGGCGGCCCGGGCAGTCCCAAGTTCAAAATCCACCTTCcaaaagggtggggtgggggggagaaccaACATTGATGAGCAAAGCCCTTCAGATAGCCCCACTGAGACGAAGCCTGAATCTTGTTTTGAGCCTTGGAAAGTATTACGGGAGCTGCCCTCAGCCTAGCGCTCTCCAGACTGCAATCCCCATCATCCCCGGCTAGCACAGCCAGGAGGTGCAGAAGTCTTGGCCCGTCTGGGGAGAGCCTCTGTTCCCCCTCCTCGGATCCACCGCCTTGCCCCGTGGCCTGCTCTGGCTGGCGGCGGCTCCCAAGATCTTGGGAGGTGGGGCACTTTCCCTGTCCTGCATCTGCTGGTTTTGAGCAATCTGCCCAGTGCTTTAAAGAAGCCGGCCAAAGGGGCGTCTTTTCACATGAAGGTGCGTTTACAAGAGGCAGAATGCAGAGGAGACTTTCGGTTCTTCATTAAGGCACCAGAGGAGGAGCCAGAAGCCCCAGGGGCCTCAGTGGAACTTCCACAGGCAGGAGCAGCAACCCCAGAGCCCCAGCTGAACAGGGGTGGCACAGTAGCCACCCTGCCTAGCTTTGGCCCTCCCGGCGAGGGGAAGCAGGACCGGGCAGTCTTTGCTTGTGCTGATGGTCCCCCCTTTCCTCCCAGCTGGGCCAGGCAAGGCTCCCACCCACCACGCACGGAACAGCTGCTACCCCCAGCAGGCCCCTCTGGATAACCCGGACCCCGGGTCCTCCTGGGAAGGAAGGGGGCAGCAAGCAGGCTGGTGAAGGTGCTTCACACGGACAGTTAGACGGAGCCCGAGGGACAGTGGGGAGGTTGGCATCTTTATTGGGAATGACAAAAAGACCTGTGCGCAAGGTAAtcacggggtgggggggggacctGGGGCATGGCAGGCGATGCTGCTCCTCCCTTGCAGCACGAAGATGAGCCCACTGAGCCTTCTGGGTCAACTAGCAGAAGGGCCGGGTGGCGCCGCTGTCCCCGAACATGGCGAGCTGGACGGGAACAGGCAGGAAGCTGTGGGTTGGGCAACATGGAGTTACGGCAGCGAGGCCCCACAGCTCTTTCTGGAGGAGGGGATTGAGAAACGGCTGGAGGAACAATCCAGCGTGAGCGCCACTGGCCACAATGTCCGAGAGTCTACCTGAGCATTCAGAATCCTGAGAATCCCAACTTTCAGATCATTCCAGCAAGTTTCTAGTTCCTATGGTGGTGGAACCCAGACGACCGACGGTCGGGCCTTGCCAGAGGCAGCCTGGAAGCGTGAGAGGGCCTGCATCTGAACTAAGGGAAtggggagcagtctggcttcggGGTATTCTAGCATTTCCTCTGCTCTTCCATTCAACGTGAAGCATGCATGAAACCCGGCTGTCGTTGGTGACAATACGGGGAGAATCTCTTTCGACCAGCTGGGAGGTGCCCCCTTTCCTCTTGCAGAGGTGAGTGGGGAGCAAAGATCCCAGCAGCCGGTTGGCCTCCAGACCTATAAACTCTGGCAGAGGACTGCTGTGGGAGTGGGAAGCCCACATACGGTCTTTGCAAAAATAAGACGGCGGAAGCCCACAACGGCATGGGCTGAAAACTGAGTATTTCCTTTGTAAACAGGATGTGGAGCTCAGGGAGGCGAGGAGATCACAAAAGTGGCATCTTGGCTGGCAGCTGCCAAACTGTACCCTATTTCAATTCCGGAAAAAGCTCCCGGCCCGCCTCAGCACCATGAGTGACCCTTTGGCTGAGTGACACGGAGGGTGAGCGACTGGAGCAGATATCCACCTTCTGCCTTGTCCTCGCTCTCCTGGGGTGGATTTTCTGCCCAGCAGTTTCTCCAAGCACTCACACAAGCCAAAGGCCGGGCAGATCACTCGGCACCTCTGCCTTGGAGGAGCAGAGAAACAAGGTTTTGACGAGAAGGAGGTGGGTCTTCTTTGCACCGTCAAAGGAACAGCATCTCAAGCAAGCTTTGCCCAGTTGAGTGCAATCATggcctttcttcctcctttccttgggGGCAAAAAGGCTAAATGTCCAAGTGTCCAGGCCCTCCACACAAGCCGGTCCTCGATCCTTCCTAGGGAGCAAAGTTTGGGCAGGAATGAGTGAAGTGGGAAGCAGAGAATGTGCCTGGgcataagcagagagcaaggctGCTGGACTGCCAAAGCTGTTAGGGCCGCCGCCTCTCTCCCGGGCCCCGGAGGGCCGGCTGCGGACATGACTCCTTCAAAGCAGCACACAGGACTTTTTGGGCTTGGGTGGGGCCGGGTTGAGGACCGCTCTCACGGCTTCTGTGAAGACCTCCTTGATCCCCTCCTGGTTGAGGGCAGAGCACTCCAGGTATTTGATGGCGTGGATCTGCTTGGAAAGGCTGATGCCTTGCTGGGTGGTGATGGGCACCTGGTTCTgctccttcagcttcttcaagGCCTCTGGGTTGGTCCGGAGGTCTTTCTTGGTGCCCACCAAGAGGATAGGCACGTCGGGGCAGTGGTGGCACACCTCCGGGTACCACTTGTGCTTCACATTCTCGTAGGAGGGCGGGCTGGCGATGGAGAAGCAGATGATGAAAACGTTGGTCTGCGGGTAGGAGAGCGTCCGGAGGCGGTCATACTCCTCCTGGCCAGCTGTGTCCCACAAATTGAGGTTTATCGTCCTGCCGTCGACAGTGTTCTGCGCACTGTAGTTGTCGAAGACGGTGGGGATGTACTCGTTGGGAAAGGCATTGGTCGTGTAGCAGATCAGGAGGCAGGTCTTGCCCACCGCACCATCTCCCACCACCACGCACTTGATGCTCTGCATCTCAGCAGCTGGTCCAGGCCTCTCGATGCTCCGTCTCAGCAACCTGCAGGGGACCAAAAACAGAAGATGCTGGGGAGAGACTTGCTGGGGGAGAGGCTTGCTGGGGGAGAGGCTTGCTGGGGGAGAGGCTTGCTGGGGGGGACCCAACCCACCCCTCCCGGCTGGTGCTTCAGAGAGACACCAAGAGCTCAAGACCGCTCTGCGCTTCAGTGCCCAATGATCTGTAACACTGAGAGACGCGGGGGCACATCTGGGTTTCTTGCCAGTTTTATAGGCAGTCCCGTTCTAATGTTTTGCATGCTGGATGGGGCTCACATGCTGCTTTAAAAAGATGCTCATGCTCTCCCAGTTCATTGTGTTTTGCTTTGAAAGGCTACCCAAAGCAGAAGCTGTGCAGGGTTGGGTGGGTTGCCCAGAGGGCAGACAGTGACATTCTTAGCGCTTCCTTCAAAGTGCCGAGTTCCATCTTACAAGCTGCTCCCAGCCTGCGTCTCTGTGGGGACACTGCTGGAAGGGGACCGAGTGGGCCTGGCATGGCATCAACACCCCTCAAAGCAGCACTGAGGGGGAACCTGGAGGGGAAGGGCCGTGCCCAATTTCCCCTTCCACCCTCTCCTGGCTGGAGGGGGTGAGCAGACAGGTTGTGGCTCATCCAATCAGGAGGAGGGAGACAGTTTGCGAGGGGATGGACTACGTAGGCAGACTACAACCAGGGCAGCAGGAAGCCCGGCTGGGAGCTGCCCCCAGCTCCTCCAGAGGAGGTGTGCAATACCAGCAACTGCAGATTGCCAGCTCTCTGGGGATGCTCGTGGCTCACGGGGGCTGGGGGCCGGGTGGAGGGAAGGGAGCCACCAATTACAGCAGGTTCCCAGGCTGGAGAAAGAAGCTACGCAGGGATGCTGATGCTTAAATGTTCCTGCCTGGGCCTTCAACACTCCCCCTGCAGTGCTGCTTCTCCCAGAAAAGGCCTGTCTGCCCCACTGCTCCCCCCGCCCGTCACCAGGCACCCCCCAACTGCCTCCCTCCTGCTTCCGTCTCTGGCCAAGCCTTCGCCCTGCTCAGACAGAACACGAAACTCTATCGGTGCGTGAGGAGGCAGGGGGAGGCGGTGCAGAAGCACAACCACGGTCCCTGCTACATTTAGCCCTGCTTTGCCTCCGCCTGGTCTGAATCAGTGCAGATTGCGTCTGCAGGAGACAAGCGGGAAAGCACCAAGAGGCGGGGGCGAGAGATTATTGGCCTCTTGCTGAGGGCTGTCACCTGGGGGTTTCTCAGTGTCTCGGTGGGCCACCAGTCTGCTGCTGCAGGGCTTTTCTTGGGAGGGGGCGCACAGTTCGTCCCAGCAGCAGGACCCTTTGGGGGTCCACAGGATTCATCCCCTGCCCTCTGCATTCAAGGGGGTGGCCACAAATTGCTAACAAGATAGGCACTGGCcttagaccactgtttctcaagcttggcaactttaagctgtgaggacttcaactcccagaattccccacccagcacatgccggctggggaattctgggagttaaagtccacacagcttaaagtcgccaagcttcagaaacactgccttagactgaGGTGGCTGTTCAGTTCTTGCTCAGCGCTGTCCAATGCAGCCCAGCCTGAAAGCGGCTCTCCTGGATTTCGGATAGCTGCCTGTTTCAGCTTTCCCTGGTGAGCCGGAACCAGGGGACTTTTCTCGGGGCAAGCAAGGGCCGTGCAGCTGAGCTGCAGCCTGCCCAGCTTCCTTAGCAGCTGAATTCGGGTAATCAGTTAGCAACTGATTTCATTGCAAAGGAAAATGTGCAAATCCTTTtgtaatcttttctttctctgttgtgtTACCTTCAGGATCCACAAATCATGCCTTTGTGGGCAATGAGAAATTAATTTGCAACCATTTCCAGAAGGGTGTCATTTGTGTGAGCTGGTAGCAACAAAACTCTTAACACACCTTGCAGCAGGTGCCGTAATAAACATTTCACACTTTGGGTGTTTTTATAGAAATTGGTTTGCTTTCAAAGTGCCACAAGACTCCTGGCTGTTTTTATAGCAACAGATTTGTATGTCTGAAAAATCTGGGTTACTCATTGTTAGTTCTCATTTTGAATTACTAGATTGCAGTACAGCAAAAAggtcagccaagaaaaccaagcaatggatcatggaacaaatcGATTCTGAGGTCTcccttgagacacaaatgaccagactcaaattatcctactttggacacatgatgtgaagacccagctctctggagaaggctctgatgctgggaagggtggaaggaaggagaagaagaagagggcgaCCAGCAGCAAGCTGGGATGGAtccagttacagcagcaatgtgGGCACCATTAGAAGGCCTGAAGGTTGGGAACAGAGTGTCTTGGACAAAATTGATCTAGTCACTAAAAGTCGATcctgacttgatggcccataatcgaTCAATACAGCAAAAAACCACCCAGATCGGATTAAAATGGCTTGGAGTTCTTCACTGTCCATTCAACCGTGCAGAAGGCTTTCCTGGgctggccctccagatgtgctggcctGCAGCTTCCACCGTCCTCAACCATCACAGCTCACTAGGATAATGGGAGTTGTGGAAGCAGGTCTCTGGAGGGTGCAACCCTTTTACCTGCTGGGAGAACCAACCCTCCAAAGCAGGTGTCCTCATGCCAATGTTTTGGGAGGCCCTGGAGGGATTAACAAGGCTGACATCCAGGCAGGGCTGGTGGGGGACCGCTGGGGAGACATCTTGCACagtgcagcagctcccacccgaGCAGCCGCCCTGGCTTTGCTCCTGGGCTGCCAGCCTCATCCAGTCCCAAACAGgggacccccctccccccatgactTAAAATGCTTTCTCCCAGGCAAGTCCTGCCCGACAGCACCTGGAAGGCCCGTTTCCCATTCTGGAAGGGAAGCTTGTGCCATTTGGAGGGCCCATCTCTGCTCAGGCGATCTCTAGGGTAGAGATCTCAGAGAGGGGTTTTGTTtcggctgcccttgaagatgccCTTGGAGAAGCTGTTGCATTTTCAGCCAGCAGAATTGCAGTCAGTGTCATTTTAGGAAGACCCAGAGGCGCTCTGCTTTCCTGGACAGGAGCCTCCTCTCCGGAGAACTTGGGGCTTAGTGCTGGAGACCTGCAGGCAGCTCTGGCCTTGGAAATCACCTTTGCCAGCTGTCTTGCTCCCCAGCGTCTCTCTCATGGAGAGGCCCCCAAATAAGGTGGCGCTGTTTGGGGTCACAGCAGACACAGAGGGTTGCATCGGGAATAAATGGCTGGGAGAGGCTGGGAGGTATCTCAGGGCagatccacccatccatccatccatcattcctGACCTCTGTTCTCCTTGTAGAGCTGTGTGGCACTATGGCAGCCGAAAACCAGGAGAAGTCTGCgagccccttttccaactaacccatgttattaaaaggcagaagctttcgggAGACGCAGCCTCTGACGAAGCGAGTGGCTATTCACAGacgcttctgccttttaatacaaCGGGGCAGTAGGCAAAGGGGCTCCAGCGTGCCTCCCCCTTGTTAACCCCCGTTCTGTGGGTCCCCTTCTGGCTCCAGAGAGGAAGGGAAGCTCCCCCCAGCCGCTTTCCCCACATCGCTGCCACCTTTCATCACATCTGCAGAGGAAGGGACTGAGGGCGCGGGTGTGGTGCGCCTCGCTGCGAGAGAAACGGAAGCGAAGAGCAGTTTGCAGAAACCTAAACAGGAAGCCCGGCAGGCAAGGACAGCCGAAGACGGCTTGGTGCCTGAGGCAGGAAATCAAAATGGAAGGAACCGGGCTCTGGGGAAGCCCTCCTTGAAGCACACAGGTCCTGGGTCCCCTCGAGGAAGGGAGAAGCCCTCTCCGCATCCAAGGTTGGGGGGCGCTTCCAAGGCCCATGCGCCTCAGTGGACACGGGGCTGGAGAGCTTGGGGCTGGGCGGCTGTCCTTCAGAGCCCCACCAGGAGGAGGGGAAACAGCCCCAGTCTCAGTTCCAGGAGCCACAGGGCCACAGGCAGCACTCCCAGCCTAGGCGATTCTGAATCAGCCGTGATTCATATGCCAGAGAGTCCCCCTTCCTCTGCCCTGCTGGGTGGGACCAGATCCTCTGTCTGAACACGAGCCACAGAGAGACTTTGCACAACCAGGATGGGAACATTCCTGGTTGCAGAGCAACAGAAGTCAGCTAggtgcctgcccgcccgcccacGTGCACATTCACACACACGCCGTGTGCAGCGGAGCTCAGGGAGGGAAGGCCTGTCTGCATTTTCTCCCCACCTGtaaggaaggaagatgacctcAACAGAGATAGGCAAGATCTATTCCAAAGCGAAAAGGGGTGAAACGTctcttaagtccacaacagacagaaaatattcagaagaggctcagacagacacctccctcattcactggagtataagaaggggaggaagtccagcacagtcagacttgcaaggttcttgACAGCCCCACCAGGCAGACCAAGAAGTCAACCCCACAGGAtggttaaaactacttttattgaaattggctataatagcagaatcttgcaagtctgattatgttgtTCCCTACCCAAtaatctctctcttccccccatccccacccaatatctatctattcattccagttcagtctagtggtgaaggcaccgggctagaaaccaggggactgagagttctagtcccgccttaggcctgacaGCTGGCTGGATAACCTTgcgccagtcgctctctctcagcccaacccacctgacagggttgttgttgtggggaaaagaggaggaaggagtgttaggcatgttccccgccttgagatatctataaagataataaagacaggatagaaaataaataaataaatattgtttgttCCTTCGCATGTATATTGCAAATGGCCCAGAGTCCAGTTGGATTGAGTCGGCATATAAATTTCACCAATCAGCTGATAAAACAAGTTGGAGCACCCTGCTGACTCATTTGTCAGTTTGAACGCAAAACCCTCCCTGCGATGCTCAGTGTCCCCAGCTGCCACTGAGGGGGGAAGTGGTTCTTCCTGCCGCCTGCCAGCACCCCATCCCTGGCACAGCCCGATTCCGGGGGAGGGTCCTGGAGGAGCCCCCCCTCTCCACAGGGGCCTGGAGGAGCGGAGGCCAGaccagctgctgcttttctcCAGGCCTCTCTGGATGTCTCAGGCCAACATCCCCAGCAGCTTCCCCTCCTGTGCAGGAAGCGCGTGACTCCTGGGTTTCTCCCCAGGCAGTGCGGCTGGAAGGCCCTTTTGCAATGCACGTGCAGGGCCCCGCTCCAGGAGGCCCAGCCCTGCCGGAGTCTGCTTCTGGCCTGGCTCCGATCctcttgtccccccccccccaacaggcTTCTCTTGATGCCTGGAGAGATGGGCCCTGAGAGGCCAGGCTAGGCCGCTTCCCATGTCCGAGTCGGGCAGAAGCAGCACAAGCTTTGGAGCGCCACAGAACTCTGTCAGCACCAGGAGGAGGGAGCCCCGGCCTTTGAAGAGCTCTGACGGGGTGGCACAGCCTGCCCAGGCCGAGGTGGAATTCCCCCTTGCCGGAGGCTTTCAGAGGGGCCGGACAGGGGTCCCGCTAGCGGACTCCTGCACGgagcagtgggttggactagaggAACTCGGGCACCCTGTGACAGAAGGCCTACTGTGAGGGTGAGGGGGTGAAACTGGAGTCCCAGATGGTGCCCTGAAAAAAGCAGCCATTTTCGGTTCTCAGGTCACGGCCCTCCAGGACGGCTCATCTCTGCCTTTCATTATGCAAAGCCTGCAGTTCTGTGCAAATTCTATGCAAAGTGCCCTGAGCTCGCCTTACCGCAAGCAGGCTCAGCACACAAACGCCTTTGTCTTTCCTTGCCAGGGAACG
The Candoia aspera isolate rCanAsp1 chromosome 5, rCanAsp1.hap2, whole genome shotgun sequence genome window above contains:
- the RHOG gene encoding rho-related GTP-binding protein RhoG, which produces MQSIKCVVVGDGAVGKTCLLICYTTNAFPNEYIPTVFDNYSAQNTVDGRTINLNLWDTAGQEEYDRLRTLSYPQTNVFIICFSIASPPSYENVKHKWYPEVCHHCPDVPILLVGTKKDLRTNPEALKKLKEQNQVPITTQQGISLSKQIHAIKYLECSALNQEGIKEVFTEAVRAVLNPAPPKPKKSCVLL